From Desmodus rotundus isolate HL8 chromosome 12, HLdesRot8A.1, whole genome shotgun sequence, one genomic window encodes:
- the RD3 gene encoding protein RD3 yields the protein MSLIPWLRWNEALPRPSSRSPEEMVLETLMMELVGQMREAERQQRERSNAVRKICTGVDYSWLASTPRATYDLSPSERLQLEDVCAKIHPSYCGPAILRFRQLMAEREPEVQEVSPLFRSVLQEVLERMKQEEEAHKLTRQWSLRPRSSQALAAFRTRARIFPFASDIRTISEDVERDARPPPRTWSMPEFRAPKDD from the exons ATGTCCCTCATCCCGTGGCTCCGGTGGAACGAGGCCCTGCCCCGGCCATCGTCCCGGAGCCCAGAAGAGATGGTGCTGGAGACGCTCATGATGGAGCTGGTGGGGCAGATGCGAGAGGCTGAGAGGCAGCAGCGGGAGCGCAGCAACGCGGTCAGGAAGATCTGCACCGGAGTGGACTACAGCTGGCTGGCCAGCACGCCCCGGGCCACCTACGACCTCAGCCCCAGTGAGCGGCTGCAGCTCGAGGATGTCTGCGCCAAGATCCACCCATCCTACTGTGGGCCCGCCATCCTCAg GTTCCGGCAGCTGATGGCCGAGCGGGAGCCCGAGGTGCAGGAGGTGTCCCCGCTCTTCCGCTCGGTGCTGCAAGAGgtgctggagaggatgaagcaggaggaggaggcccaCAAGCTGACTCGTCAGTGGAGCCTGCGGCCCCGCAGCAGCCAGGCGCTGGCCGCCTTCAGGACCCGTGCGCGCATCTTTCCCTTCGCCAGCGACATCCGCACCATCTCTGAGGACGTAGAGCGGGACGCGCGGCCCCCGCCACGGACTTGGAGCATGCCCGAGTTCCGGGCGCCCAAAGACGACTGA